A genomic region of Papaver somniferum cultivar HN1 chromosome 7, ASM357369v1, whole genome shotgun sequence contains the following coding sequences:
- the LOC113298755 gene encoding aspartic proteinase-like protein 2 encodes MPAFLHAGFLIFTLGLILLPVAFVYSNHYLTLERIIPNNHNIGLNELKNRDRTRHGRILQQQQSSIGVVDFSVQGAADPYTVGLYFTRVKLGSPPKEFNVQIDTGSDILWVNCNSCSGCPKSSGLGIELQFFDPGSSSSASPISCTDSVCSSVVQTAEAGCSENSQCSYQFQYGDGSGTAGFYVSDMLDFDTVTGNSLMSNSSAPVVFGCSNYQSGDLTKTDRAVDGILGFGQHGMSIIQQLSSRGITPRVFSHCLKGTDRDGGVLVLGEVVEEGIVYSPLVPSQPHYNLNLQSIAINGQPVPIDPAVFSTSNSQGTIVDSGTTLAYLAEEAFDPFVNALVAVVQQSVKPFIDKTGNQCFIAQTSVSEAFPPVMLNFAGGATMILKPEDYLLQTPGHQGEWCVGFQKVQGQGITILGDLVLKDKIIIYDLARQRIGWVNYDCSQSVNVTLGSGNEKISEAQLNGSRSPQDALYQLIIPIAATAISLYISLFAGF; translated from the exons ATGCCGGCGTTTCTTCACGCCGGATTTCTGATCTTTACTTTAGGGTTAATTTTATTACCAGTAGCTTTTGTTTATAGTAATCATTATCTAACTCTTGAAAGAATTATTCCGAATAATCATAATATTGGATTGAATGAGTTAAAGAATAGAGATAGAACAAGACATGGTAGAATcttgcaacaacaacaatcttcaattgGTGTTGTTGATTTCTCTGTTCAAGGTGCTGCTGATCCTTACACTGTCGG GTTATATTTCACCAGAGTGAAATTAGGCTCACCACCAAAGGAATTCAATGTACAGATTGATACAGGAAGTGATATATTGTGGGTTAATTGCAATTCATGCAGTGGTTGTCCCAAAAGCAGTGGACTTGGA ATAGAGCTGCAGTTCTTTGATCCTGGCAGTTCATCCTCAGCTTCTCCAATATCATGTACTGATAGCGTATGCAGCTCTGTTGTTCAAACTGCCGAGGCTGGTTGTTCTGAAAATTCTCAGTGTAGTTACCAATTCcaatatggagatggtagtgggACAGCAGGGTTTTATGTGTCAGACATGTTGGATTTTGACACAGTTACTGGCAATTCTCTGATGTCCAACTCTTCAGCTCCCGTTGTTTTTGGGTGTAGTAACTATCAGTCTGGGGACTTAACTAAGACAGATAGAGCAGTTGATGGAATTCTTGGTTTTGGGCAACATGGTATGTCTATCATCCAACAATTATCTTCAAGAGGGATAACACCAAGGGTGTTCTCACATTGTTTGAAAGGAACCGACAGGGATGGTGGTGTATTAGTTCTTGGTGAAGTTGTGGAAGAGGGTATCGTTTACAGTCCGCTTGTTCCATCACA GCCTCACTATAACTTGAATTTGCAAAGTATTGCTATCAATGGACAACCAGTGCCTATTGATCCAGCTGTTTTCTCAACATCAAACAGTCAAGGAACAATTGTTGATTCCGGAACAACTTTGGCATACCTAGCTGAAGAAGCATTTGATCCATTTGTCAATGCC CTTGTTGCTGTTGTTCAACAGTCCGTAAAACCTTTTATAGATAAAACAGGAAACCAATGTTTTATAGCCCAAACCAG TGTCAGTGAAGCATTTCCTCCAGTTATGTTAAATTTTGCGGGTGGTGCAACTATGATTTTAAAGCCCGAGGATTACCTACTACAAACACCAGGTCATCAA GGTGAATGGTGTGTTGGCTTTCAAAAAGTGCAAGGTCAAGGAATTACAATTTTAGGAG ACCTTGTTCTTAAagataaaattattatttatgaTCTGGCTCGCCAACGCATTGGATGGGTAAACTACGACT GTTCACAGTCAGTAAATGTCACATTGGGTTCTGGTAATGAGAAAATCAGCGAGGCACAGCTGAATGGAAGCAGATCACCACAGGATGCTTTATACCAATTAATAATACCAATAGCTGCCACTGCAATCTCACTGTATATCTCCTTGTTTGCCGGGTTCTGA